Genomic DNA from Catenulispora sp. EB89:
ATCGAGACCGTCGCCCTGTACACCGACGTCGACCGGGCCGCCACGTTCGTGCGCGAAGCCGACATCGCCCACGACCTCGGTCCGGCCGCCGCCCGGCCGTATCTGAACCTGGAGATCCTGGAGCGCGCGCTGGTGGCCTCCGGCGCGGACGCGGCCTGGGTGGGCTGGGGCTTCGTCGCCGAGGACCCGGCGTTCGCAGAGCTCTGCGACCGGATCGGCGTCACCTTCATCGGGCCGTCCGCGGACGCGATGCGCCAGCTCGGCGACAAGATCGGCGCGAAGCTGCTGGCCGAGGAGGTCGGCGTCCCGGTGGCGCCGTGGAGCCGCGGCGCGGTGGAGACGCTGCCGGCCGCGATCGAGGCGGCGGCCCGCATCGGCTACCCGCTGATGCTGAAGGCCACCGCCGGCGGCGGCGGACGCGGCATCCGGGTGATCACCGACGAGTCAGAACTCGTCGATGCTTATGAGCGCACCAGCGCTGAGGCGGCGCGCGCCTTCGGCTCCGGCGTGGTGTTCCTGGAGCAGCTGGTGACCGGGGCCCGGCACGTCGAGGTGCAGGTGATCGCCGACGGCCAGGGCACGGCCTGGGCGCTGGGCGTCCGCGACTGCTCGGTGCAGCGCCGCAACCAGAAGATCATCGAGGAGTCCGCCTCGCCGGTCCTGGCACCGGAGCAGGCCGCCGACCTGAAGGCCTCGGCCGAGCGGCTGGCGCTGGCGGTCGGCTACCGGGGCGCGGCGACCGTCGAGTTCCTGTACCACCCCGGGAGCCGGTCGTTCGCGTTCCTGGAGGTGAACACCCGGCTCCAGGTCGAGCACCCGATCACCGAGTGCACCACCGGGTTCGACCTGGTCTGGGCCCAGCTGCACGTGGCTTCCGGGGGCACTCTGGACGGCTTGGCGCCGGCCGAGCGCGGGCACGCCATCGAGGCCCGGCTCAACGCCGAGGACCCGGACCGCGACTTCGCCCCCGCGCCGGGCCGGATCGTCCGGCTGGACCTGCCGGCCGGACCGGGCATCCGGGTCGACACCGGGGTCGGCGTCGGCGACGTCATCCCCGCCGACTTCGACTCGATGATCGCGAAGATCATCGCCTACGGCCGGGACCGCGAGCAGGCCCTGGGCCGGCTGCGTCAGGCGATGGCTGAGACCACGGTCGTGATCGAGGGCGGCGCCACCAACAAGAGCTTCGTACTGGAGCTGCTGGACCGGCCCGAGGTGGTCGACGGCAGCGCCGACACCGGCTGGATCGACCGGGTCCGCGCGGCCGGCGGCCTGGTCCGGCACCGGCACAGCGGCGTCGCGCTCGCGGCCGCCGCCATCGAGGCGTACGGCGAGGCCGAGGCCCTTGAGCGGCGCCGGCTGCTGGACACCGCCGCCGGCGGCCGTCCGCAGGTGCGCCATGACAGCGGCCGTCCGCTGGATCTGAAGCTGCGCGGCGCGGGCCACCGGGTGCGCGTCGCGCGGATCGACGCGCACCGGTTCCGCGTGCTGATCGAATCAGGGTCCGAAGCCGACGCGGTCCAGACCGCCGACGTCGAGATCGAGCGCTTCGACGAGCACCTGGGCCGGATCACGGTCAACGGCCGGCGGCACCGCCTGCTCACCGCCACGCACGGCCCGGTCCACCTGGTCGAGGTGGACGGCGTCGGGCACCGGGTGAGCCGGGACGAGGGCGGCGTCGTCCGGTCCCCGGCTCCGGCGCTGGTGGTGGCTTCGCCGGCCGGGGTCGGGGAACTGGTCGAGGCCGGGGCGCCGGTGCTCGTGCTGGAGAGCATGAAGATGGAGACGGTGCTGCGCGCGCCGTTCCGGGCGCGGTTGGTGGAGCTCGCGGCGGCCGTGGGGAGTCAGGTGCAGGCCGGGGAGGCTCTGCTGCGCTTGGAGCCCGCGCCTGATGAGGACTCTGATTCTGCTGCTGTCGACGCCTCCGTTGTCGCCTCTGATGGTGCCGGATCCGCCGCGCTGGCCGCTTTGGACCTGCCCGCCGAACCCGACGCCGTCCCCACCGCCCGGCGCCTGGTCCGCGGCCAGGAGGACCTGCGCGGCCTGCTGCTCGGCTACGACGTCGACCCGCACGACGAGCGCCGCGTCCTGGACGACTACCTCGCCGCGCGGGAAGCGGCCGTCGAAGCCGGCGACCGTCCGCTGGCCGCCGAGGTCGCGCTCATCGAGGTCTTCGCCGACCTGGCCGAGCTCAGCCGCAACCGCCCGGCGGGGGAGGAGTTCGGCGGCCACAACCAGGGCCATGTCCACAGCGCCCGCGAGTACTTCCACACATATCTGCAGAGCCTTGATGTCGAGCGCGCCGGGCTCCCGGCGGCGTTCCAGGCCAAGCTCTCCAAGGCGCTGGCGCACTACGGCGTGCCGGATCTGGAGCCGGGCCCGGACCTGCAGGCCGCGGTGTTCCGCATCTTCCTGGCCCAGCAGCGTGCCGCCTCCGACGCCGCCGCCGTCGCGGCCCTGCTGCGCACGTGGCTGCGGGAGGCGCCGCCGCCGGAGGCGCTGCGCCGGCGGGTCGGGCTCGCGCTGGAGCACCTGGTGGCCGCCACGCAGGTTCGCTTCCCGGTGGTCAGCGACTTGGCGCGCGGCGTGGTGTTCGCCTGGCTCGGGCAGCCGTTCCTGCGCCGGCGCCGGGCGCTCGTCTACGACCGGGTTCGCAGGCATCTGCGATACCTGGACCAGAACCCGCACGCTGCTGATCGCGCCGACCGGATCGCGGAGATGGTGAGCAGCACCGAGCCGCTGGTCCGCCTGCTCGGCCAGCGCCTGGTCCGCGCCGGTCTGGACAACACGGTGATGCTGGAGGTCCTGACCCGGCGGTACTACGGGAACACCGGTCTGACCGGCATCCGCACCACTGATGCTGTCGGCTGCCGGTTCGTGGTCGCCGACCGTGTCGATGCCCGGATGGTGTCGGTCGCGGTCCGCTTCGAAGACCTCGGGCGCGCGCTGGAGGGCTTGGCGCAGGTGGCCGGCGACCAGGAACCGCCGGTGGACGCCGACGTGTATCTGTCCTGGGAGAAGCAGCCTGCTGATGACGACACGATGGCCGCCGCTCTCTACGACGCCGTCACCGAGCTCCCGCTGCCGCCCGGAATCCGTCGCCTCACCACGACCGTCGCCGGCCATCGCGGCTCGGTGACGCACCACCACGTCACCTTCCGTCCGTCGGCTGAGGGGCTCCGCGAGGACCGCTTGATTCGCGGCCTGCACCCCTATATCGCGCAGCGCATGCAGATCGAGCGGCTGAGCAAGTTCGACCTGACCCGGCTGCCGTCCTCCGACGAGGATGTCCAGCTGTTCCAGTGCGTGGCCCGTGAGAACGCCGCCGACGACCGGCTCATCGCCTTCACCCAGATCCGCGATCTGACCGGGCTGCGGGACGACGACGGCCGCCTGGTCGCGCTCCCGACCGCGGAGAACGCCGTCGCTGCGTGCGTGGACTCGATTCGGAATGCTCGGGCGCGGCGGTCGTCGAAGCACCGCGCGAATACGAACCGGATCGTGGTGTACGTCTGGCCGCCGATTGTCTTCTCCCGCTCGGAGTTGGAGGCCATCGCCACGCGTGTTCTTCCGACGACCGACGGGGCCGGGCTGGAGGAGATCCTGTTCATCGGCCGCACTGGGGATCCGCTCACGGGTGCGTTGACGAAGGTGGCGATGCGCGTCTCCTTTGACCCGGCCGGTGGTCGGGAGCTGACTGTCGAGGCTCCTTCCAGCGAGCTCATCGAACCCATTGACGGCTACCGCCAGAAGGTCCTTCGCGCTGCCGCCCGCAACACGGTCTACCCCTACGAGCTGACTACTCTGCTGGGCGACTTCAGTGAGTACGATCTCGACGACGAGCACGCGCTGGTGCCGGTGTCGCGTCCGAAGGGCGGTAACCGGGCGGCGATCGTTGCCGGTGTTGTCAACACTCCGACCGAGCGCTATCCCGAGGGCGTCACCCGGGTCCTTCTGCTCGGCGACCCCACCAAATCCCTCGGTGCGCTCTCCGAACCGGAGTGCCGCCGGGTGATCGCCGCGCTGGATCTGGCCGAGCGCATGGCAGTGCCGCTGGAGTGGTACGCGCTGTCGGCTGGCGCGCGCATCTCCATGGAGTCGGGCACCGAGAACATGGACTGGGTCGCCGCGGCCTTGAAGCGGATCGTGGAGTTCACCCAGGCCGGCGGCGAGATCAACATCGTCTCGGCGGGCGTCAACGTCGGGGCGCAGCCGTACTGGAACGCCGAGGCCACGATGCTGATGCACACGCGCGGTGTGCTGGTCATGACTCCGGACTCTGCGATGGTGCTGACCGGCAAGCAGGCGCTGGACTTCTCCGGCGGCGTCTCGGCCGAGGACAACTTCGGCATCGGCGGCTACGACCGCGTGATGGGCCCCAACGGGCAGGCGCAGTACTGGGCCCCCGACCTCGCCGCCGCGCGCGATCTGCTGATGGCGCACTACGACCACACGTACATCGCTCCCGGCGAGACCACCCCTCGCCGCGCCACTACCGACGACCCGCATGACCGCGATGTATCCGGCTTCCCCCACACGATCGAGGGCAGCGACTTCAAGACGGTCGGCGACATCTTCTCCGCTGCCGCGAACCCGGAGCGCAAGAAGGCGTTCGACATCAGGACCGTGATGCGGGCGTTGTCCGACCAGGACCACCCGGTTCTGGAGCGCTGGGCCGGCATGGCCGACGCCGAGACCGCCGTGGTCCAGGACGCCCGCCTCGGCGGCCGCCCGGTCTGCTTGCTCGGCATCGAATCCAAGCCGGTCCCGCGCCGCGGCTTCCCCCCGGCCGACGGCCCCGACTCCTACACCGCCGGCACCCTCTTCCCCCGCTCCTCGAAGAAGGCCGCCCGCGCGATCAACGCCGCCAGCGGCAACCGCCCCTTGGTGGTCCTGGCCAACCTGTCAGGCTTCGACGGCTCCCCGGAATCCTTGCGCAAGCTCCAGCTCGAATACGGCGCCGAGATCGGCCGCGCGATCGTGAACTTCCAGGGCCCGATCGTCTTCTGCGTGATCTCCCGCTACCACGGCGGCGCATTCGTGGTGTTCTCCAAGGCCCTGAACCCGAACATGACGGTACTAGCCCTGGAAGGCTCCTACGCCTCAGTCCTCGGCGGCGCCCCCGCCGCCGCCGTGGTGTTCTCCGCCGACGTCGACGCCCGCACCGCCGCCGACCCCCGCATCCGCGGCCTCGAAACCCGCACCGCAGCCGCCGCCGGCACCGACCGCGCCGCCATGACAGCCGAACTCGACGAACTCCGCACCCAGATCCGCGCCGAGAAGCTGAGCGAAGTCGCCGCGGAGTTCGACCGCGTCCACGACATCAGGCGCGCCGTCGAAGTGGGCTCGGTAGACGCCGTGATCAAGGCCGCCGAGCTGCGGCCGTCGATCATCGACGCGGTCGAGGCGATCGCGGCGCGGCTGGCGGGAGCTGAGTCGCGAGTTTGATTCGCAGCGATGAGGAATGAAGGCGGGGCCAGCGCGCTCGCATGGTGGCGCGCTGGTCTTTGCAGCTGGGTCTTCTGACTCATGGGTGGGTGCTGTGCCGTGCCGTACCGGGCAGGTTGCGGGTCGCAGGCATTATTTAGTCGCTGCTGACCTATGTGTGGGTGCTGGTGGCGGGTGCGGTTTGTTGGTGGGTTGACAGTCAAGGGCTTTTTTTGACGGCTTCGCAGGGTTTTAAGAAGGATCCGCTGGGTGGCGCAGTTCGGTGGTGTGCCGCTGGTTGCGTTGGCGGCTGGCGGTGATGCTGGGCACGACCGCGCGCGGGTTCGAGTCACTGCGCATGCGTTGCGTAGGCGGCGATCGTTGGGCGTGGTGGGTGCCTGAAGTCAAGGGCAGGCGCCTCCGGCGGGGGCACTCGAGACTCTGAGGGATCCCCAACCCCCCGCGTCGGCGGCGGTTCGTGTGTTGGTCGCCGAGTCCCGGATCCCTCGTCGCTGACGTCGCCCGGAGGGAACCATCCCGGCCTGGCGGTGTCCAGCCGCATCGCACGCTGCTGTGGTCGAGCTGCGTCCGGCTTGACCCCGCCAGTCCGGGCTGGTTGTGCAAGCACCGCCGACAGCGACGAGGGATCCGGGACAACCCCACCTGTGGTGTGGACGGGGTCCACTCGGGTGCGCACACCTGCGGATGGTGA
This window encodes:
- a CDS encoding carboxyl transferase domain-containing protein; this translates as MFKRVAIVNRGEPAMRLIRAVRGLAAQTGERIETVALYTDVDRAATFVREADIAHDLGPAAARPYLNLEILERALVASGADAAWVGWGFVAEDPAFAELCDRIGVTFIGPSADAMRQLGDKIGAKLLAEEVGVPVAPWSRGAVETLPAAIEAAARIGYPLMLKATAGGGGRGIRVITDESELVDAYERTSAEAARAFGSGVVFLEQLVTGARHVEVQVIADGQGTAWALGVRDCSVQRRNQKIIEESASPVLAPEQAADLKASAERLALAVGYRGAATVEFLYHPGSRSFAFLEVNTRLQVEHPITECTTGFDLVWAQLHVASGGTLDGLAPAERGHAIEARLNAEDPDRDFAPAPGRIVRLDLPAGPGIRVDTGVGVGDVIPADFDSMIAKIIAYGRDREQALGRLRQAMAETTVVIEGGATNKSFVLELLDRPEVVDGSADTGWIDRVRAAGGLVRHRHSGVALAAAAIEAYGEAEALERRRLLDTAAGGRPQVRHDSGRPLDLKLRGAGHRVRVARIDAHRFRVLIESGSEADAVQTADVEIERFDEHLGRITVNGRRHRLLTATHGPVHLVEVDGVGHRVSRDEGGVVRSPAPALVVASPAGVGELVEAGAPVLVLESMKMETVLRAPFRARLVELAAAVGSQVQAGEALLRLEPAPDEDSDSAAVDASVVASDGAGSAALAALDLPAEPDAVPTARRLVRGQEDLRGLLLGYDVDPHDERRVLDDYLAAREAAVEAGDRPLAAEVALIEVFADLAELSRNRPAGEEFGGHNQGHVHSAREYFHTYLQSLDVERAGLPAAFQAKLSKALAHYGVPDLEPGPDLQAAVFRIFLAQQRAASDAAAVAALLRTWLREAPPPEALRRRVGLALEHLVAATQVRFPVVSDLARGVVFAWLGQPFLRRRRALVYDRVRRHLRYLDQNPHAADRADRIAEMVSSTEPLVRLLGQRLVRAGLDNTVMLEVLTRRYYGNTGLTGIRTTDAVGCRFVVADRVDARMVSVAVRFEDLGRALEGLAQVAGDQEPPVDADVYLSWEKQPADDDTMAAALYDAVTELPLPPGIRRLTTTVAGHRGSVTHHHVTFRPSAEGLREDRLIRGLHPYIAQRMQIERLSKFDLTRLPSSDEDVQLFQCVARENAADDRLIAFTQIRDLTGLRDDDGRLVALPTAENAVAACVDSIRNARARRSSKHRANTNRIVVYVWPPIVFSRSELEAIATRVLPTTDGAGLEEILFIGRTGDPLTGALTKVAMRVSFDPAGGRELTVEAPSSELIEPIDGYRQKVLRAAARNTVYPYELTTLLGDFSEYDLDDEHALVPVSRPKGGNRAAIVAGVVNTPTERYPEGVTRVLLLGDPTKSLGALSEPECRRVIAALDLAERMAVPLEWYALSAGARISMESGTENMDWVAAALKRIVEFTQAGGEINIVSAGVNVGAQPYWNAEATMLMHTRGVLVMTPDSAMVLTGKQALDFSGGVSAEDNFGIGGYDRVMGPNGQAQYWAPDLAAARDLLMAHYDHTYIAPGETTPRRATTDDPHDRDVSGFPHTIEGSDFKTVGDIFSAAANPERKKAFDIRTVMRALSDQDHPVLERWAGMADAETAVVQDARLGGRPVCLLGIESKPVPRRGFPPADGPDSYTAGTLFPRSSKKAARAINAASGNRPLVVLANLSGFDGSPESLRKLQLEYGAEIGRAIVNFQGPIVFCVISRYHGGAFVVFSKALNPNMTVLALEGSYASVLGGAPAAAVVFSADVDARTAADPRIRGLETRTAAAAGTDRAAMTAELDELRTQIRAEKLSEVAAEFDRVHDIRRAVEVGSVDAVIKAAELRPSIIDAVEAIAARLAGAESRV